The Mesorhizobium koreense genome includes a window with the following:
- a CDS encoding TolC family outer membrane protein: MSLARYSIAAAILLSVSGTGISAASAETIFGALTKAYQYNSTLNSGRAGVRVTDEGVAIAKSGWRPVIAGSSDINYASQSGVGVQAGTRLTTGGFGVTIQQTLFDGFQTLNNVRAAKAQVRAQRENLRNTEETTLFNAASAYMDVILNRQIAKFRERNLAFLNEQVRAAKSRLDVGEGTRTDVAQAQASQALAIAQLSAARAQVLSSAAIYHQIVGDEPGKLQPAGPVTKLLPSSLPAAFAVAATEHPAIRATEALVDASEFSVKSAEGTLLPSIAAQAGLNRDYTHRSPDSTISPNGWNNSASIGLSLTVPIYQGGRASAEVRQAKESLGQARIQVDVSRDQVRAAVAAAWAQYQAAKESSRANAEAVKAAQLALDGVIEERNVGQRTTLDVLNSQADLIDAQINQVNAERDLVVASYAILSATGRLSAGRLGLQVAEYQPEEHYNAVKDKWYGLRTPDGR; this comes from the coding sequence GTGTCGCTTGCTCGCTACAGTATAGCCGCCGCCATTCTTCTTTCGGTCAGCGGAACCGGGATTTCGGCCGCGTCGGCCGAAACGATCTTCGGCGCGCTGACGAAGGCCTATCAATATAACTCGACGCTCAATTCGGGCAGGGCCGGCGTTCGCGTCACGGATGAGGGCGTGGCGATCGCCAAGTCCGGCTGGCGTCCCGTCATCGCGGGCTCGAGCGATATCAATTACGCCTCCCAGAGCGGCGTCGGCGTGCAGGCCGGCACCCGCCTGACGACGGGGGGCTTCGGCGTCACCATCCAGCAGACGCTTTTTGACGGGTTCCAGACGCTGAACAACGTCCGCGCCGCCAAGGCGCAGGTGCGGGCGCAGCGCGAGAATTTGCGCAATACGGAAGAGACGACCCTTTTCAATGCCGCCAGCGCCTATATGGACGTGATCCTGAACCGCCAGATCGCGAAATTCCGGGAGCGCAACCTCGCCTTCCTGAACGAGCAGGTACGAGCGGCGAAATCCAGACTGGATGTCGGCGAGGGCACGCGCACCGACGTCGCCCAGGCGCAGGCGAGCCAGGCGCTCGCCATCGCGCAGTTGAGCGCCGCGCGCGCGCAGGTCCTGTCGAGCGCTGCCATTTATCATCAGATCGTCGGCGACGAGCCGGGCAAACTGCAGCCGGCCGGGCCGGTCACGAAGCTGCTTCCGTCGAGTCTTCCGGCGGCGTTCGCTGTCGCCGCCACCGAGCATCCGGCCATTCGCGCCACCGAGGCGCTGGTCGATGCGTCCGAATTCTCCGTGAAGTCCGCGGAAGGCACGCTCCTGCCGAGCATCGCCGCGCAGGCCGGGCTGAACCGCGACTACACCCATCGTTCTCCTGACAGCACGATCAGCCCGAACGGCTGGAATAACTCCGCCAGCATCGGGTTGTCGCTGACCGTACCGATTTATCAGGGAGGCCGGGCGTCGGCCGAGGTCCGCCAGGCGAAGGAATCGCTCGGGCAGGCGCGTATCCAGGTCGATGTCAGCCGCGACCAGGTTCGCGCTGCCGTCGCCGCAGCGTGGGCGCAATATCAGGCCGCGAAGGAATCGTCCCGCGCCAATGCCGAAGCGGTAAAGGCGGCTCAACTCGCGCTCGACGGTGTTATCGAGGAGCGCAATGTCGGCCAGCGGACAACGCTGGACGTCCTGAACTCCCAGGCGGATCTCATCGACGCGCAGATCAACCAGGTGAATGCCGAGCGTGATCTGGTGGTGGCGAGTTACGCCATTCTGTCGGCAACCGGCAGGCTTTCGGCCGGCCGGCTCGGGCTGCAGGTCGCCGAGTACCAGCCTGAGGAGCACTACAACGCCGTCAAGGACAAGTGGTACGGCCTGCGCACGCCGGACGGGCGTTGA
- a CDS encoding cation diffusion facilitator family transporter: MATTRHDASGSRFTVIAAIGANGAIAVVKFIAAFFTGSSSMLSEGVHSLVDTANEALLLLGINRSRRLPDKRHPFGYGVELYFWSFVVAMLIFALGSGVSIYEGILAFGAGHEVESPIVAFVVLAAAFVFEGISWTVAYREFNATRGGRSFFQHFRAHKDPAVFIVLMEDSAACVGVLIAAASLALSLWTGDTRYDAAGSIAIGIVLGVTAYVLAYETKDLLIGEAANPELSAGIRRMLQDHPDVEAVNELRTVHLGPHEILAVVSLDFGSGIPSEQVEATVSNLERQIRTRFPDVRRVYIEAQDHKDHLALAEQAVMVESAPGEA, from the coding sequence ATGGCAACCACGCGCCACGATGCAAGCGGTAGCCGCTTCACGGTAATTGCCGCCATCGGCGCAAACGGCGCGATCGCAGTGGTCAAGTTCATCGCGGCTTTCTTCACCGGCTCGTCGTCCATGCTCTCGGAAGGCGTCCACTCGCTCGTCGACACGGCGAACGAGGCTTTGCTTCTCCTCGGCATCAACCGTTCCCGCCGCTTGCCGGACAAGCGCCATCCGTTCGGTTACGGCGTCGAACTCTATTTCTGGTCCTTCGTCGTGGCGATGCTGATCTTCGCGCTTGGCTCCGGAGTCTCGATCTATGAGGGCATCCTGGCGTTCGGAGCGGGGCACGAGGTGGAGTCACCCATCGTGGCCTTTGTCGTGCTCGCCGCCGCCTTCGTCTTCGAAGGCATTTCCTGGACGGTCGCCTATCGCGAGTTCAACGCAACGCGCGGCGGACGCAGCTTTTTCCAGCATTTCCGGGCGCACAAGGATCCCGCCGTTTTCATCGTCCTGATGGAAGACAGCGCCGCCTGCGTCGGCGTCCTGATCGCCGCGGCAAGCCTCGCGCTCAGCCTGTGGACCGGCGACACGCGCTACGATGCGGCAGGCTCGATTGCCATCGGGATCGTACTCGGCGTGACCGCCTATGTACTGGCCTACGAAACGAAGGACCTTTTGATAGGCGAGGCCGCGAATCCCGAGCTTTCGGCGGGGATTCGCCGGATGCTACAGGATCACCCGGACGTCGAAGCTGTTAACGAGCTGAGGACCGTGCATCTCGGTCCGCACGAAATCCTCGCCGTCGTCAGCCTCGATTTCGGGAGCGGCATTCCGTCGGAACAGGTCGAAGCGACGGTGAGCAATCTGGAACGGCAAATCCGGACGCGCTTCCCCGACGTACGGCGCGTCTATATCGAGGCGCAGGACCACAAGGATCATCTCGCGCTTGCCGAGCAAGCGGTGATGGTCGAGTCGGCGCCGGGCGAAGCTTAG
- a CDS encoding protein-L-isoaspartate O-methyltransferase family protein, with protein sequence MTAEYAHLRVKMVDGQLRTTGITDARILSAMGSIPREAFLPAIRRPLAYLDEDIDIPTASGHPRYLMEPAPFAKLVQLAVIGPADRVLDVGCGTGYSSAVLSQLAGSVDGLECEAGLAESARVTLAKLGFGNVAVFEGALEGGYPQNAPYDVIVVGGAVDEVPEALFGQLDEGGRLVAVIGEGNAGIARICVKEGGVVSCRRAFNAAIRPLPGFRRAPAFEF encoded by the coding sequence ATGACAGCCGAATATGCGCATCTGCGGGTCAAGATGGTGGACGGCCAATTGCGCACCACCGGCATAACCGATGCGCGCATCCTCTCGGCCATGGGCTCTATCCCGCGCGAGGCATTCCTTCCCGCCATACGCCGTCCGCTGGCCTATCTGGACGAGGATATCGACATCCCGACAGCCTCCGGCCACCCGCGCTACCTGATGGAGCCGGCGCCGTTCGCCAAACTGGTGCAGCTTGCCGTCATCGGCCCCGCGGATCGTGTGCTCGATGTCGGCTGCGGCACCGGATACTCATCCGCCGTGCTTTCCCAACTCGCCGGCTCGGTCGACGGGCTCGAATGCGAGGCTGGTCTCGCCGAGTCTGCGCGTGTTACGCTCGCCAAACTCGGATTCGGCAATGTGGCGGTCTTCGAGGGCGCACTTGAGGGTGGTTATCCACAAAATGCTCCTTATGACGTAATTGTGGTCGGCGGCGCTGTGGACGAGGTTCCAGAGGCGCTTTTCGGACAGTTGGACGAGGGCGGGCGGTTGGTTGCCGTCATCGGCGAGGGCAATGCCGGCATTGCGCGCATTTGCGTGAAGGAGGGCGGTGTGGTTTCGTGCCGCCGCGCCTTCAATGCGGCGATCCGGCCGCTTCCTGGATTCCGGCGCGCGCCGGCGTTCGAGTTTTGA
- a CDS encoding valine--tRNA ligase, with product MLEKNYDAAGVEPKIAARWEEADAFRAGAGAEEGAEPFTIVIPPPNVTGSLHMGHALNNTLQDIMVRFERMRGKNVLWQPGMDHAGIATQMVVERRLMEQQIHRRELGREAFIEKVWEWKAESGGQIVNQLKRLGASCDWGRERFTMDEGLSKAVIEVFVTLYREGLIYRGKRLVNWDPKFETAISDLEVENREVDGHMWHFKYPLAGGETYTYVEKDADGNVTFQEERDYISIATTRPETMLGDGAVAVHPSDERYRPIVGKLCEIPVGPKEHRRLIPIITDEYPDPDFGSGAVKITGAHDFNDYQVARRNGIPLYRLMNGTATMRDDGEPYAECAARAAEIVRTGELPGEADVDAINLVPDEYRGLDRYEARRRIVDAINAEGLAVTVKDSDGNAIPYVEAKKIMQPFGDRSGVVIEPMLTDQWFADAETLAKPAIASVREGRTNFVPKSWEKTYFDWMENIQPWCISRQLWWGHQIPAWYGPDGHIFVAKSEEEVLDVAVEHYLALEGPWKAWVQDRLENFAPGEILTRDEDVLDTWFSSALWPFSTLGWPDKTPELKTYYPTSVLVTGFDIIFFWVARMMMMGLHFTDEEPFHTVYVHALVRDKNGAKMSKSKGNVIDPLVLIDEYGADALRFTLAIMAAQGRDVKLDPARVAGYRNFGTKLWNATRFAGMNGVARNDDFVLHEAKLTLNRWILTELSDTARQITDAITSYRFNDAASAAYRFVWNTFCDWYLELLKPVFMGDDEAAKAESQAVAAFALDEIYKLLHPFMPFMTEELWAETGNGERRSLLCHAAWPAPEFEDKAAADEMNWLVELISGIRSVRAEMNVPPSAMAPLVMVGAGEATRERLSRHEAAIGRLARISGISFADAALKASAQLVIGEATACLPLGDLIDLAAEAARLRKEIAKASGEIARIGKKLSNEKFVANAPEEIVAAEREKLEEYRATAERLETALSRVSGE from the coding sequence ATGCTTGAGAAGAATTACGACGCGGCCGGCGTGGAGCCGAAGATCGCCGCCCGCTGGGAAGAGGCCGACGCGTTCCGTGCCGGCGCGGGCGCGGAAGAGGGCGCTGAGCCCTTTACGATCGTCATTCCGCCGCCGAATGTCACCGGCTCGCTCCACATGGGTCACGCGCTCAATAATACACTCCAGGACATCATGGTCCGCTTCGAGCGTATGCGCGGCAAAAACGTGCTGTGGCAGCCGGGCATGGACCATGCCGGCATCGCCACCCAGATGGTGGTCGAGCGCCGTCTGATGGAACAGCAAATCCATCGGCGCGAACTTGGCCGCGAAGCCTTCATCGAAAAAGTCTGGGAATGGAAGGCCGAGTCCGGCGGCCAGATCGTCAACCAGTTGAAGCGGCTCGGCGCGTCCTGCGATTGGGGCAGGGAACGCTTCACCATGGACGAGGGGCTTTCGAAGGCCGTCATCGAGGTCTTCGTCACGCTCTATCGCGAAGGCCTGATCTATCGCGGCAAGCGGCTGGTCAACTGGGATCCGAAGTTCGAGACCGCCATCTCCGACCTCGAAGTGGAGAACCGCGAAGTCGACGGCCATATGTGGCATTTCAAATATCCGCTGGCCGGCGGCGAGACCTATACCTATGTCGAGAAGGATGCCGACGGCAACGTCACCTTCCAGGAAGAACGCGACTATATCTCCATCGCGACGACCCGCCCCGAAACCATGCTCGGCGACGGCGCGGTCGCGGTCCACCCCTCGGACGAGCGCTACCGACCGATCGTCGGCAAGCTGTGCGAGATTCCGGTTGGGCCGAAGGAGCACCGCCGGCTCATCCCGATCATCACCGACGAATATCCCGATCCGGATTTCGGCTCTGGCGCGGTCAAGATCACCGGCGCGCATGATTTCAACGACTACCAGGTCGCCCGCCGCAACGGGATTCCGCTCTACCGTCTCATGAACGGTACGGCGACGATGCGCGACGACGGCGAGCCCTATGCCGAATGCGCCGCTCGCGCAGCCGAGATCGTCCGTACCGGCGAATTGCCGGGTGAGGCGGACGTCGATGCCATCAACCTCGTGCCTGACGAATATCGCGGCCTCGACCGCTATGAAGCACGCAGGCGCATCGTCGATGCCATCAACGCCGAAGGCCTGGCGGTCACGGTCAAGGACTCCGATGGCAACGCCATCCCCTATGTCGAAGCGAAGAAGATCATGCAGCCCTTCGGCGATCGCTCTGGCGTGGTGATCGAGCCGATGCTGACCGACCAGTGGTTTGCCGACGCCGAGACGCTTGCCAAGCCGGCGATCGCCTCGGTTCGCGAAGGCCGCACGAATTTCGTGCCGAAGAGCTGGGAAAAGACCTATTTCGACTGGATGGAGAACATCCAGCCCTGGTGCATCTCGCGCCAGCTCTGGTGGGGCCACCAGATTCCGGCCTGGTATGGGCCGGACGGGCATATCTTCGTGGCCAAGTCCGAGGAAGAAGTGCTCGACGTTGCCGTCGAGCACTATCTTGCCCTTGAAGGGCCATGGAAGGCCTGGGTGCAGGATAGGCTTGAAAACTTTGCGCCGGGAGAGATCCTGACCCGCGACGAGGATGTGCTGGACACCTGGTTCTCCTCGGCGCTCTGGCCTTTCTCGACGCTCGGCTGGCCGGACAAGACGCCGGAATTGAAGACCTATTATCCGACCTCGGTGCTCGTCACCGGCTTCGACATCATCTTCTTCTGGGTCGCCCGCATGATGATGATGGGGCTCCATTTCACGGACGAGGAGCCGTTCCACACCGTCTATGTCCATGCGCTGGTCCGCGACAAGAACGGCGCCAAGATGTCGAAGTCGAAGGGCAACGTCATCGACCCGCTCGTCCTGATCGACGAGTATGGCGCCGATGCGCTGCGCTTCACGCTCGCCATCATGGCTGCGCAGGGGCGCGACGTGAAGCTCGACCCGGCGCGCGTCGCCGGCTACCGCAATTTCGGCACTAAGCTCTGGAACGCGACCCGTTTCGCCGGGATGAACGGCGTTGCGCGCAACGACGATTTCGTGCTGCACGAGGCGAAACTCACACTCAATCGCTGGATACTGACCGAGCTTTCGGATACCGCGCGCCAGATCACCGACGCCATCACTTCCTACCGCTTCAATGACGCGGCGAGTGCGGCCTATCGCTTCGTCTGGAACACATTCTGCGACTGGTATCTGGAGCTTCTGAAGCCTGTCTTCATGGGCGACGACGAGGCTGCCAAGGCAGAAAGCCAGGCGGTCGCGGCTTTCGCGCTGGACGAGATCTACAAGCTCCTCCACCCCTTCATGCCCTTCATGACGGAGGAGCTTTGGGCGGAGACCGGCAATGGCGAGCGGCGGTCGCTTCTCTGCCACGCCGCATGGCCCGCGCCCGAATTCGAGGACAAGGCGGCCGCCGACGAAATGAACTGGCTGGTTGAGCTCATCTCCGGCATCCGCTCCGTGCGCGCCGAGATGAACGTGCCGCCTTCGGCCATGGCGCCGCTGGTCATGGTCGGGGCAGGGGAGGCGACCCGCGAAAGGCTCTCCCGCCATGAGGCGGCGATCGGCCGGCTAGCGCGCATTTCCGGCATTTCATTCGCCGACGCGGCGTTGAAGGCATCGGCGCAACTCGTCATCGGCGAGGCCACCGCCTGCCTGCCGCTCGGCGATCTGATCGACCTTGCCGCCGAGGCGGCGAGGTTACGCAAGGAGATCGCCAAGGCATCCGGCGAGATCGCGCGGATCGGGAAGAAGCTGTCGAACGAGAAATTCGTCGCCAACGCGCCTGAAGAGATCGTCGCGGCCGAACGGGAGAAGCTGGAAGAATACCGCGCCACGGCTGAGCGGTTGGAAACAGCCCTGTCGCGGGTATCGGGAGAGTAA
- a CDS encoding MarC family protein translates to MPSYDSLFNAFVTILVTIDPPGLAPLFLALTAGMDRAQRGQVALRASIIGFVVLVLFAVAGTAILDMFGITLPAFRIAGGLLLFYISFEMIFEQRQDRKEKSAEVAITKDLIHNIAAFPLAIPLIAGPGAISATVLLSGGFRGVTAQFALAAIILLCLFIAWLVFILAERIDRFLGQTGRSILTRLLGVILAALAVQFVADGVKALIAA, encoded by the coding sequence GTGCCGAGCTACGACAGCCTGTTCAATGCTTTCGTCACCATCCTGGTGACCATCGACCCGCCCGGCCTGGCACCGCTCTTCCTTGCCCTCACCGCTGGAATGGATCGGGCGCAGCGCGGGCAGGTGGCGCTACGGGCAAGCATTATCGGCTTCGTGGTGCTCGTGCTTTTCGCTGTCGCCGGGACAGCGATCCTCGACATGTTCGGCATCACGCTTCCTGCCTTCCGCATCGCCGGCGGCCTGCTCCTCTTCTACATCTCGTTCGAGATGATCTTCGAGCAGCGACAGGACCGGAAAGAGAAAAGCGCAGAGGTGGCCATCACGAAGGACCTGATCCACAACATCGCCGCCTTTCCCCTCGCCATACCGCTGATCGCCGGCCCCGGCGCCATATCGGCGACAGTACTGCTTTCCGGCGGGTTCCGTGGCGTCACCGCGCAGTTTGCGCTCGCGGCGATCATTCTCCTTTGCCTGTTCATCGCCTGGCTGGTCTTCATCCTTGCCGAGCGGATCGACCGCTTCCTTGGACAGACCGGACGCTCCATCCTGACCCGCCTTCTCGGCGTCATCCTGGCGGCGCTTGCCGTGCAATTCGTGGCCGACGGCGTAAAGGCCCTGATCGCCGCCTAG
- a CDS encoding PopZ family protein: MEEILASIRRIIEDSDTQRQQTDETVAATAEEPVPARPGSVIEVESFRADLRASAEAREAEKARSVSPVSLADIQAEVRSASPSFAGEVKSEAVEPAFPKAEISAIEEALAEAADEGGLDQEEMIAELSEELGSLKTFGRKEEKTPEVKPAIISEQAGRQVAAAFGELNEAFSANRRRSFEEIAEEMMRPMLQDWLDNNLPVLVERLVREEIERVARG; this comes from the coding sequence ATGGAAGAGATTCTCGCATCCATCCGCAGGATCATCGAGGACAGCGACACCCAGCGGCAGCAGACGGACGAAACCGTGGCGGCAACGGCGGAAGAGCCGGTGCCTGCCCGACCGGGAAGCGTGATCGAGGTGGAAAGCTTCCGGGCCGACCTTCGCGCGAGCGCCGAGGCGCGTGAGGCCGAGAAGGCCAGATCGGTGTCGCCGGTTTCCCTTGCCGACATCCAGGCAGAGGTCCGCTCGGCATCGCCCTCTTTTGCCGGGGAGGTAAAATCCGAAGCCGTCGAACCGGCTTTTCCGAAGGCGGAAATATCCGCAATCGAGGAAGCGCTGGCGGAGGCTGCGGACGAGGGCGGCCTCGATCAGGAAGAAATGATCGCTGAGTTGAGCGAGGAGCTCGGGTCGCTGAAGACCTTCGGGCGGAAGGAAGAGAAGACGCCGGAGGTAAAGCCCGCCATTATTTCGGAACAGGCCGGGCGGCAGGTCGCGGCGGCCTTCGGGGAACTCAACGAGGCGTTTTCGGCCAACCGCCGCCGTAGCTTCGAGGAAATCGCCGAGGAGATGATGCGGCCCATGCTGCAGGACTGGCTGGACAACAACCTTCCCGTTCTGGTCGAACGGCTGGTGCGCGAGGAGATTGAGCGGGTCGCGCGCGGTTAG